One Rutidosis leptorrhynchoides isolate AG116_Rl617_1_P2 unplaced genomic scaffold, CSIRO_AGI_Rlap_v1 contig228, whole genome shotgun sequence genomic region harbors:
- the LOC139882104 gene encoding uncharacterized protein → MIDDRVHRGLLSGVSATRTGVKISHLLFADDSLAFMQASDENCDQFLDIPDRYRRVARQAVNFGKSSVFFSNNVDDIAQERLKQKLGISKTLVNRNYLGLPIIIGRKKQSVPTFAMSLFNLPKGFCESLETYCAKFFWGTEDGNRKMHFASWKRMCSKKKDGGLGFRTLEAYNLSLIAKQDIWHTLLDSRVVLLAGGRWHVGNGHYISVFNDKCIRNLATNRVIPEDPDTNMALSVNNLMARKMESWNFELLRRLFGSETMNEIASTPIGDNYLKNCTEFDK, encoded by the exons ATGATTGATGATAGAGTCCATAGAGGTCTATTGTCTGGAGTTTCGGCTACTAGGACGGGGGTCAAAATTTCTCATCTACTTTTTGCTGACGACAGCCTGGCATTTATGCAGGCCTCAGATGAGAACTGTGACCAGTTTCTTGACATCCCGGATCGTTATAGGCGAGTTGCTAGACAAGCCGTAAACTTTGGCAAATCAAGCGTTTTCTTCAGTAACAATGTTGATGATATTGCTCAAGAGAGATTGAAGCAAAAGCTTGGTATTTCGAAAACGTTAGTCAATAGAAATTACTTGGGGCTGCCTATCATCATCGGAAGGAAGAAACAA TCTGTTCCAACATTTGCCATGAGCCTCTTCAACCTACCGAAAGGATTTTGTGAGAGTTTAGAAACGTATTGTGCAAAGTTCTTTTGGGGCACGGAGGATGGAAACCGTAAGATGCATTTTGCTTCATGGAAAAGGATGTGTTCTAAGAAGAAGGATGGAGGATTGGGATTTAGGACCCTCGAAGCATATAACCTTTCTTTGATAGCGAAACAAG ATATTTGGCATACGCTTCTGGATTCTCGTGTAGTTTTGCTGGCTGGTGGGAGGTGGCATGTAGGAAATGGACACTATATAAGTGTTTTTAATGATAAATGCATCCGAAACTTAGCTACTAATCGTGTTATTCCTGAAGACCCGGACACTAACATGGCATTATCAGTTAATAATCTTATGGCAAGGAAGATGGAGTCATGGAATTTTGAACTGCTAAGGAGATTGTTTGGCTCGGAGACCATGAATGAAATTGCAAGCACTCCGATTGGTGATAACTATTTGAAAAATTGTACAGAATTCGATAAATAA
- the LOC139882105 gene encoding laccase-15-like: MPHSRHANCKGSPSTHILTIFLEHKEFGFANQTSVDAQNSDNQSVPFCITFVLSLNEVSESNFTKLCSTKSALVVNNSFPGPELHVHKGDTVFVNVHNQGDYGVTIHWHGVKMPRNPWSDGPENITQCPIPAKTNFTQEINFSVEEGTLWWHAHSDWSRATVHGAIIIHPKPYTSFPFTTPYKEKTIVLASWYTGSVMEVLEDSQESGMAPNVSDAFTINGEPGDLYDCSNGTTYKLNVEYGKTYLLRIVNAILNENTFFAIANHSLTLVGTDASYTKQFITDYIMITPGQTMDVLMTANQSGGGRYYMAAHAFSDSEVGIDETTATAIIQYSNSTSSTTPTFPSLLPIINDSDATTSFRAKLRSLNSAKHPISVPTNITRRIYMTISINILNCSTCNNGVRTAASANNVTFYTPDIDVLQAYYYNIPYVYNINGSFPEEPPYYFNFTGDVSDISVISDKGTKALMINYGDEVEIVFQGTNLIAAETHPMHLHGFSFFVVGTGFGNFDNETDPDTYNLVDPPEVNTMVLPKNGWTAIRFLADNPGVWFMHCHLERHTTWGMSTVVIVRDGNTTASTMRSPPAYMPPCNSTTS; encoded by the exons ATGCCACATTCCAGGCATGCAAACTGCAAAGGCAGTCCTTCCACACATATTCTCACAATTTTCTTAGAACATAAAGAATTTGGGTTTGCAAACCAAACCTCTGTTGATGCGCAAAATTCAGACAACCAATCAGTTCCGTTCTGCATCACGTTCGTTCTATCTCTGAACGAG GTAAGTGAGAGTAACTTTACGAAGCTATGTAGCACAAAAAGTGCACTGGTCGTAAACAACAGCTTTCCTGGTCCAGAGCTTCATGTCCACAAAGGTGACACTGTTTTTGTTAATGTTCATAATCAAGGAGATTACGGCGTCACCATTCACTG GCATGGTGTGAAAATGCCAAGGAATCCATGGTCAGATGGACCCGAAAACATTACACAGTGTCCGATCCCAGCAAAAACAAATTTCACACAAGAGATTAATTTCTCCGTCGAGGAAGGAACTCTATGGTGGCATGCTCATAGTGATTGGTCACGCGCCACCGTCCACGGTGCCATCATTATTCACCCAAAACCTTACACCAGTTTTCCCTTCACTACACCCTATAAAGAAAAAACAATCGTACTAG CGTCATGGTACACGGGAAGCGTAATGGAAGTCCTTGAAGATTCCCAAGAGAGTGGTATGGCTCCAAATGTCTCGGACGCTTTCACCATCAACGGCGAACCTGGTGACTTGTATGATTGCTCCAACG GTACTACATATAAATTGAACGTGGAATACGGCAAAACGTATCTCCTCAGGATCGTAAATGCAATCCTAAACGAAAACACATTCTTCGCAATAGCCAATCACAGCCTGACACTTGTCGGAACCGACGCATCCTACACGAAACAATTCATCACAGATTACATAATGATAACGCCAGGTCAGACCATGGACGTCTTGATGACGGCCAACCAGAGCGGTGGCGGACGCTACTACATGGCGGCGCACGCCTTTTCTGACTCTGAAGTCGGAATTGACGAGACCACAGCAACAGCTATTATTCAATATAGCAATAGTACCTCGTCGACAACTCCTACATTTCCGTCATTGCTTCCGATCATCAACGATTCTGACGCGACGACAAGTTTTAGAGCTAAATTAAGAAGCTTGAATAGTGCGAAGCATCCGATAAGTGTGCCGACAAATATAACGAGGCGTATTTATATGACTATCTCTATTAATATTTTGAATTGCTCGACTTGCAATAATGGTGTTCGGACTGCTGCTAGTGCTAACAATGTGACTTTCTATACTCCCGATATTGACGTTTTGCAAGCATACTACTA CAACATACCGTATGTATACAACATAAATGGGAGTTTCCCGGAGGAGCCACCATATTATTTCAACTTCACAGGAGATGTATCCGACATTTCGGTTATATCGGATAAAGGGACAAAGGCTTTGATGATAAATTATGGAGACGAGGTTGAGATTGTATTCCAAGGAACAAATCTTATAGCAGCAGAAACTCATCCGATGCATCTCCATGGTTTTAGCTTTTTCGTGGTGGGTACTGGTTTTGGAAATTTCGACAATGAGACAGATCCTGACACTTACAATTTAGTTGATCCGCCGGAAGTTAACACCATGGTACTTCCTAAGAATGGATGGACCGCAATCAGATTCCTAGCCGACAATCCTG GTGTATGGTTCATGCATTGTCATTTGGAGCGGCACACTACATGGGGGATGAGTACGGTGGTTATTGTCCGGGATGGAAACACGACGGCCTCCACCATGCGCTCGCCGCCCGCTTACATGCCTCCTTGTAATTCAACCACTTCctaa